From Pseudothermotoga thermarum DSM 5069, a single genomic window includes:
- a CDS encoding nucleotidyltransferase domain-containing protein gives MPSQYTQRVVETLKPRCVILFGSFARGDVNEGSDVDIIVIADFKENFLDRVKLLLDLNDGIGIPVEPLGYTPEEFQEMRDRQNPFILEVIETGKILYGEL, from the coding sequence ATGCCGAGTCAATACACTCAAAGGGTTGTCGAGACCCTTAAACCTCGTTGTGTAATTTTGTTTGGTTCCTTTGCGCGCGGGGATGTCAACGAGGGCTCAGATGTGGATATAATTGTGATTGCCGATTTTAAAGAAAACTTTTTGGACAGGGTTAAACTTCTTTTGGATTTGAACGATGGTATAGGAATACCCGTCGAGCCTTTGGGATACACACCTGAAGAATTTCAAGAAATGCGAGACCGGCAGAATCCATTCATTCTTGAAGTGATCGAAACAGGTAAAATCCTTTACGGTGAACTTTAA
- a CDS encoding class I SAM-dependent methyltransferase produces the protein MEEQFNQIADQYDQWFETEQGKVVKELELKALLEILGDLQGKTLLEVGIGTGLFAMEFRKLGAKVYGIDPAEKMLEIARSRGFEVKFGYGEQIPYPDNSFDITLSMTSMENSKSPEKFLQEMVRVTKPNGKVVVAVLNLFSLYGIVRKIKGLFNKDDLFREMHFYTYWELNRLMKKYLCDVSTNSSVFFGPFAPKFILKNAHKFENFGRKYLKPFGALLVSAGRKC, from the coding sequence GTGGAAGAACAATTCAACCAAATCGCAGATCAATACGATCAATGGTTTGAAACAGAACAAGGAAAAGTTGTAAAAGAGCTTGAACTAAAAGCTCTTCTTGAAATTTTGGGAGATTTGCAAGGAAAAACTTTGCTTGAAGTGGGCATAGGTACGGGGCTTTTTGCGATGGAGTTTAGAAAGCTTGGCGCCAAAGTCTATGGTATAGATCCAGCCGAAAAGATGCTTGAAATAGCAAGATCAAGAGGCTTTGAAGTAAAATTTGGCTACGGCGAGCAAATTCCCTATCCCGACAACAGCTTTGATATAACTCTTTCCATGACCTCAATGGAAAATTCTAAGTCTCCCGAGAAGTTTCTGCAAGAGATGGTCAGGGTAACAAAGCCAAATGGAAAGGTAGTTGTCGCGGTGTTAAATCTCTTCTCCCTTTACGGTATCGTGAGAAAGATCAAGGGTTTGTTTAACAAAGATGATTTGTTCAGAGAAATGCATTTTTACACGTATTGGGAACTCAACAGATTGATGAAAAAATATCTCTGCGATGTATCGACAAATTCCTCTGTATTCTTTGGACCGTTTGCACCAAAGTTCATCTTAAAAAATGCGCACAAGTTTGAAAATTTTGGAAGAAAATATCTAAAACCCTTCGGCGCATTACTCGTATCGGCAGGAAGAAAATGCTGA
- a CDS encoding ABC transporter substrate-binding protein, producing the protein MKRLLVMLLLVATVLYAFGKVTFGSTQLTPAAEREFMIRTLAEFSKTSGIAVEFLNFEYADLLSRVEAEDRAGKVSLNLVGDLQSGLVNLAAQGLLMDLSNVEFVGRTFLKSLEDYSYYNNQKIFIPWMQATYVFAINKKAFDYLPSGLTKEDVLNGTEKWTYEALLEWAKNLQTATRMPQLGFPLGPRGLWHRFLHGYIYPSYTGYQVKEFDSQKALPMWSFMKELFNYVHPAATTWDSMDQPLLRNEVMIAWDHTARLKSAIVERPNDFVIAPSPRGPAGRGYIVVLAGLAIPRKADPELPIKVIEFLTSPQTQLAVLENVGFFPVVKEAEGVIPEGALRILAEGVIKQADAPDSIVAFIPSLGAKGGEFNETYRDAFTRIVFNKEDPSRVIKELGTKLKKIFADLNIELP; encoded by the coding sequence ATGAAGAGGTTATTGGTAATGCTTTTGCTGGTTGCGACTGTACTCTATGCCTTTGGAAAAGTCACCTTCGGTTCGACGCAGCTGACACCCGCAGCAGAAAGAGAATTCATGATCAGAACACTTGCTGAATTCTCGAAGACCTCTGGAATAGCTGTGGAGTTTTTGAACTTCGAGTATGCCGATCTTCTCTCGAGGGTTGAGGCTGAAGATAGGGCAGGAAAAGTCTCGCTGAACCTGGTTGGAGATCTGCAAAGTGGTTTGGTGAACTTGGCTGCTCAGGGTTTGCTGATGGACCTTTCGAACGTGGAATTTGTTGGCAGAACCTTCCTTAAGAGTTTGGAAGATTACAGTTACTACAACAATCAGAAGATTTTCATCCCGTGGATGCAGGCGACATATGTGTTTGCCATCAACAAGAAGGCTTTTGATTATCTACCATCAGGATTAACTAAGGAAGATGTTCTCAACGGCACGGAGAAATGGACCTATGAAGCGCTGCTCGAATGGGCAAAGAACTTGCAGACTGCGACAAGAATGCCACAACTTGGTTTTCCTTTAGGTCCAAGGGGTCTTTGGCACAGGTTCCTGCACGGTTACATCTATCCATCTTATACGGGATATCAGGTGAAGGAATTCGATTCACAGAAAGCTTTACCTATGTGGAGCTTTATGAAGGAACTTTTCAACTATGTGCATCCAGCAGCCACAACCTGGGATAGCATGGATCAACCGCTTCTTAGAAACGAGGTCATGATAGCCTGGGATCACACCGCAAGACTCAAATCTGCAATCGTTGAAAGACCTAATGATTTTGTCATAGCTCCTTCTCCAAGAGGTCCGGCTGGCAGAGGATACATCGTTGTTTTGGCAGGACTTGCAATACCCAGAAAGGCTGATCCAGAGCTTCCAATCAAAGTCATCGAATTTCTGACAAGCCCACAAACCCAGCTTGCCGTTCTTGAAAACGTTGGTTTCTTCCCAGTTGTGAAGGAAGCAGAAGGGGTTATTCCAGAGGGAGCACTCAGAATTCTTGCAGAAGGTGTTATAAAACAAGCCGATGCCCCAGATTCAATAGTTGCCTTTATCCCAAGTCTTGGAGCCAAGGGTGGAGAATTCAACGAGACGTACAGAGACGCTTTCACAAGAATTGTATTCAACAAGGAAGATCCTTCAAGAGTTATCAAAGAACTCGGGACAAAGTTGAAGAAGATATTCGCCGATTTGAACATCGAGCTTCCGTAA
- a CDS encoding carbohydrate ABC transporter permease, with translation MKKENIIPFLLILPALVYLLVFIGLPIVEAFKLAFSNEKGIFENFRLVFSSKAFWDALKNTILLAAVVIPIQFVIALFLALLVNKKLKGYTTLLYIIAAPLALSDVTAGLISYSIFAPNGYLNRILLGMNLIDRPIYFFGWLFRSREFFVIVMTEVWRATPLVFVILLAGLQSINQEYIEAGQVFGFSAWQRLSKITLPLLKPAILSALLIRTLFAFQIFGVVWLLSGRNIPVLAGETYYWWLLRNDRNISSVYALIIAFVTFLVGYFYVMTIKSKHIEEGGKT, from the coding sequence GTGAAGAAGGAGAATATCATTCCATTTCTTTTGATCCTTCCAGCTCTTGTGTATCTTTTGGTATTCATAGGTCTTCCAATTGTGGAGGCTTTCAAACTCGCCTTTTCAAATGAGAAGGGAATTTTCGAGAACTTCAGGCTGGTTTTCTCTTCGAAAGCTTTTTGGGACGCTTTGAAGAACACGATTTTGCTTGCGGCAGTGGTTATTCCGATTCAGTTTGTAATCGCTCTTTTTCTTGCGTTGCTTGTGAACAAGAAATTGAAAGGTTACACCACCCTGCTTTACATAATAGCGGCTCCCTTAGCATTGAGCGACGTTACGGCAGGTCTGATAAGTTATTCGATTTTTGCTCCCAATGGGTATCTGAACAGAATACTGCTTGGGATGAATTTAATAGATAGACCAATTTACTTTTTTGGTTGGCTTTTCAGAAGCAGGGAATTCTTCGTGATTGTAATGACAGAGGTTTGGCGTGCGACTCCTTTGGTTTTTGTGATACTCCTTGCCGGTTTGCAATCGATAAATCAAGAGTACATTGAAGCTGGCCAGGTCTTTGGATTTTCTGCATGGCAGAGGTTGAGCAAGATTACTCTACCTCTTTTGAAACCAGCTATTCTCTCGGCACTGTTGATAAGAACGTTGTTTGCCTTCCAGATTTTCGGCGTTGTGTGGTTGTTGTCTGGGAGGAACATACCGGTGCTTGCCGGGGAAACTTACTATTGGTGGCTGTTGAGAAACGATAGAAATATATCGAGTGTTTATGCTTTGATCATAGCCTTTGTAACTTTCCTTGTAGGTTATTTCTATGTGATGACGATTAAATCGAAACATATCGAAGAGGGGGGCAAAACATGA
- a CDS encoding carbohydrate ABC transporter permease: MKALLYALVFVVVSLWFLGPMFITFVGSMTPASELYSFDRIFPSKLTFDHIYKLLVNLGGWRATLISFQVAFTAIAISFAIGIPAGYALARYRFKGKNFIILTMLFTRSIPLIVIAIPLVVLYLRMGLVDSPFGVALAHAAMMLPFVILITSSVFSGVFVEYEEAGMIFGLTRFGAFLRITMPLALPGLAASAIYAFIMSWNEIFAASVLSLQNRTLPAHILATAMASPDYFKYAAGTIMAVPALLFIFFIRKYLITLWGISLK; the protein is encoded by the coding sequence ATGAAAGCCCTTCTGTATGCACTGGTGTTCGTGGTAGTTTCTCTGTGGTTTCTCGGACCGATGTTCATAACCTTTGTGGGGTCCATGACACCTGCTTCGGAACTGTATTCTTTTGACAGAATATTCCCGTCAAAGTTGACATTTGATCATATTTACAAACTACTTGTTAACCTTGGTGGATGGCGTGCGACATTGATAAGTTTCCAAGTTGCTTTCACAGCTATAGCTATATCTTTTGCGATCGGTATACCAGCAGGATATGCTTTGGCAAGGTATCGTTTCAAAGGCAAGAATTTCATAATACTTACCATGCTTTTCACAAGATCTATACCTTTGATAGTGATAGCTATACCGCTTGTTGTGTTGTATTTGAGGATGGGTTTGGTTGACAGTCCATTTGGAGTTGCGTTGGCACATGCTGCGATGATGCTTCCTTTTGTCATTCTAATAACCTCAAGTGTTTTCTCCGGTGTTTTTGTGGAATACGAAGAGGCAGGGATGATCTTCGGCTTGACGAGGTTTGGTGCATTCTTGAGGATAACAATGCCTTTGGCGCTGCCTGGTTTGGCGGCTTCTGCAATATACGCCTTCATCATGTCATGGAACGAGATATTTGCCGCATCCGTTCTTTCACTGCAGAACAGAACGCTGCCGGCACACATACTCGCCACTGCCATGGCTTCACCGGATTATTTCAAATATGCAGCCGGAACAATAATGGCTGTGCCAGCTTTGCTGTTCATTTTCTTCATAAGGAAATACCTGATAACCCTTTGGGGCATATCTTTGAAATAG
- a CDS encoding ABC transporter ATP-binding protein translates to MAKVVVENLSKYFDRVKALDGVDITIEDGAFVVLLGPSGCGKTTLLRCIAGLEKVTSGRIFFDDVEVTTLQPKDRNVSMVFQSYALWPHMKVKDNITYPMKLKKISKKEIEKRLNWVASLLDISQLLNRYPAQLSGGQRQRIAVARAIVLTPKVLLMDEPLSNLDALLRVKMRSELKKLHEEVKVTTIYVTHDQTEAMTMGDKIAVMNAGKIVQYGTPDEIYLKPKTLFVAGFVGSPQMNFLKMRVENGKLSGYGIEIVLQKNLALKEIILGIRPEHITLEKTKHGLPVKGTVYFVEKLMSETILHLSIGDNKHVVVKIPYNISPKEGEELTVYFDATKFHFFDPLTEERVEL, encoded by the coding sequence TTGGCAAAGGTTGTAGTTGAGAATTTGAGCAAGTATTTCGATAGAGTGAAAGCTTTGGACGGTGTTGACATAACGATTGAAGATGGGGCTTTTGTGGTCTTGCTTGGGCCTTCTGGTTGCGGTAAAACGACTTTGCTTCGCTGCATAGCTGGACTTGAGAAAGTAACATCAGGGAGAATTTTCTTTGACGATGTTGAAGTTACAACACTTCAACCCAAAGACAGGAATGTTTCGATGGTCTTTCAGAGTTACGCACTTTGGCCACATATGAAGGTCAAAGATAACATAACCTATCCAATGAAGTTGAAAAAAATATCGAAAAAAGAGATAGAAAAGCGGTTGAACTGGGTTGCCTCGTTGCTGGATATATCACAACTGCTGAATCGTTATCCTGCGCAATTGTCAGGTGGGCAACGACAGAGAATTGCAGTTGCAAGAGCCATTGTCTTAACACCAAAAGTCTTGCTGATGGACGAACCACTTTCGAATTTGGATGCTTTGCTGAGGGTGAAGATGAGAAGTGAGTTGAAGAAGCTCCATGAAGAAGTCAAGGTTACCACGATATACGTTACACATGATCAGACTGAAGCCATGACGATGGGAGACAAAATTGCCGTGATGAACGCTGGAAAGATTGTGCAGTACGGCACACCGGATGAAATATATCTAAAACCAAAAACACTTTTCGTCGCCGGGTTTGTCGGCTCTCCCCAGATGAATTTTCTCAAAATGAGAGTGGAGAATGGCAAGTTGTCAGGTTATGGAATTGAGATAGTTTTGCAGAAGAATCTTGCGTTAAAGGAAATAATCCTTGGAATCAGGCCGGAACACATAACTTTGGAGAAAACAAAACATGGTCTTCCTGTTAAGGGAACTGTCTACTTTGTGGAAAAACTCATGTCAGAAACGATTCTTCATCTTTCAATAGGCGACAATAAACACGTTGTGGTGAAAATTCCGTACAACATTTCTCCGAAAGAGGGTGAAGAGCTCACGGTGTATTTTGATGCAACGAAATTCCATTTCTTCGATCCGCTAACCGAGGAGAGGGTCGAATTATGA
- a CDS encoding glycosyltransferase yields MKYYNDLPEIENCDIVVGIPSFNNAETIAYVAEQAARGITELGLKGTVVNSDGGSNDGTREAFMKANTLNIPKHSLVYKGIPGKGSAIRALFEFAHKANAKVFVMLDSDLRSVKPWWIERLANPILSGKTSYVTPLYVRHKYDGTITNNICYPLISVLFGKKIRQPIGGDFGVGKELIDVYLSKNVWETDVAKFGIDIWMSVTAVVESSKKPVQAALGAKVHDVKDPGKHLVGMFLQVVRTLFDLVALHLDKLDKFNEIEQTDVYGSQVQEKVEEIVIDLENLKNRAKQNLAERLHSLDYIPKAITGKILSTGKLTAEEWAEVVFESLVLYRKNKDEDIVMNLLPFYFARVAGFVEETFDLTSEQAEKVIEAQLEVFKTKKTEYAKRW; encoded by the coding sequence GTGAAATACTACAACGATCTTCCTGAAATTGAAAACTGCGATATCGTAGTGGGTATCCCAAGTTTCAACAATGCCGAGACGATAGCGTACGTTGCAGAACAAGCGGCAAGGGGAATAACTGAGCTTGGCTTAAAAGGTACAGTTGTCAACTCTGATGGAGGCTCGAACGATGGTACAAGAGAAGCTTTCATGAAGGCAAATACATTGAATATTCCAAAGCATTCTTTGGTTTACAAAGGAATACCGGGTAAAGGAAGTGCGATCAGAGCGCTGTTTGAATTTGCTCACAAAGCCAACGCAAAAGTTTTCGTGATGCTGGATTCGGATTTGAGAAGTGTTAAACCCTGGTGGATTGAGAGGTTGGCAAATCCTATCCTTAGTGGAAAAACGAGTTATGTTACTCCACTTTATGTGAGGCATAAATACGATGGGACGATCACAAACAACATTTGCTATCCTTTGATATCAGTTCTCTTTGGCAAAAAGATTAGACAGCCAATAGGAGGGGATTTTGGAGTTGGAAAAGAACTGATAGATGTTTATCTATCCAAGAACGTCTGGGAAACGGATGTTGCAAAGTTTGGTATCGATATATGGATGAGTGTTACGGCAGTCGTTGAGTCGTCGAAGAAACCTGTTCAGGCAGCTCTCGGTGCGAAGGTTCACGATGTGAAAGATCCTGGGAAGCACCTTGTTGGAATGTTTTTGCAAGTGGTTCGAACTCTGTTCGATTTGGTTGCCTTGCATTTGGACAAACTGGATAAATTCAACGAAATTGAGCAAACTGACGTTTACGGAAGTCAGGTTCAAGAAAAGGTTGAAGAGATCGTCATAGATCTGGAAAATTTGAAGAACAGAGCAAAACAAAATTTGGCGGAAAGACTACACTCTTTGGACTACATTCCAAAGGCAATTACAGGTAAGATATTATCGACGGGTAAATTAACAGCAGAAGAATGGGCAGAGGTTGTCTTTGAGTCGCTTGTTTTGTACAGAAAAAACAAAGACGAGGATATAGTTATGAATTTGCTGCCGTTTTACTTTGCAAGGGTGGCTGGATTTGTGGAAGAGACGTTCGATCTGACAAGCGAACAAGCAGAGAAAGTAATCGAGGCTCAGCTTGAGGTGTTCAAGACAAAGAAAACTGAATATGCCAAGAGGTGGTAA
- a CDS encoding MurR/RpiR family transcriptional regulator: MVRLILDQILGIYDRLSETEKKVASYVLEKPDDVIHYSITEFSKIVQVSETSIFRFVRKLGFDGYQDFKIELTKQISGMRASEEYSESETLNEYIAEIKSLVERLGRTLDEKALDKVSDLIISSRKVIFFGVGLSSVAAEYGSLLLSVLGIPAFCYNDPHMQVTVATGLNEHDLVISVSHSGNIRDTVKSTQVARDVGAKTVAITAGINSPLSKVAEITLYSPVARFEKYEFLRGNLGEIAVVEIVFRMVLNKIFASKKKHLEELSQVLKPKKYEGGEE, from the coding sequence GTGGTAAGGTTGATACTCGATCAAATACTTGGTATCTACGATAGGTTGAGTGAAACGGAGAAAAAAGTTGCAAGCTATGTTCTTGAGAAGCCCGATGATGTTATCCACTATTCCATCACGGAATTTTCGAAAATAGTACAAGTCAGCGAGACGTCGATCTTCAGATTTGTGAGAAAACTGGGATTTGATGGATATCAGGATTTCAAGATCGAGCTAACGAAGCAGATAAGCGGTATGAGGGCATCAGAGGAGTATTCAGAATCGGAGACTTTGAACGAATATATTGCGGAAATAAAGTCGCTTGTGGAAAGGCTTGGAAGGACTCTTGATGAAAAGGCATTGGACAAAGTCAGCGATTTGATTATATCAAGCAGAAAAGTCATTTTCTTCGGTGTGGGTCTGTCTTCTGTCGCAGCGGAGTATGGAAGTTTGTTGCTTTCAGTTCTGGGAATTCCAGCTTTTTGCTACAACGATCCACACATGCAGGTTACCGTAGCCACAGGATTGAATGAACACGATCTGGTCATTTCGGTTAGCCATAGCGGAAATATCAGAGATACCGTGAAATCAACGCAGGTTGCAAGAGATGTGGGAGCAAAGACTGTTGCCATTACAGCGGGGATAAATTCACCGCTCTCGAAAGTGGCGGAGATCACTTTGTACAGTCCAGTGGCAAGGTTTGAGAAATACGAGTTTTTGAGAGGAAATCTTGGAGAAATAGCCGTGGTGGAGATCGTGTTTCGGATGGTTCTGAACAAGATTTTTGCCTCTAAGAAAAAGCATCTTGAGGAACTATCGCAGGTTCTGAAGCCCAAAAAATACGAAGGTGGAGAAGAATGA
- a CDS encoding glycosyltransferase family 4 protein: protein MKIGLCHFRAGFTDGVSLEMEKFKKVLEKMGHTVFYIAGDFGNVEGFRVESLSMKNERNLWIHRNAFEKLQVSEQVFVEYFNDYVAQIERELEEKIPQLDLIFVNNIFSLGFNLAGAVAVFNFTRKNGIKTVSHNHDFYWERPRYSTPTFGFVVKILEKYFPPKEIELNLTINKIAQEELFKRKGINSIVVPNVFDFDQDPWVLDEYNNDLRDVLGIDKDSLFVLHATRIVPRKAIEIAMDFAKELQQISQKQVNFVIANFYEDESIDYYKRLAEKAESMPFKTHFAFDLVRTERFTNGRKYYSLWDMYANADLVTYTSVAEGWGNQLIEAVFAKKPLVVFEYPVYITDIKPLGFEFFSLGDYASLDHEGFWTVPKERLRKTAQEVTDVLSNKVELSRIVEKNFEIGKRNLSLTNLAEYLNMILEKLNLPCDEGF from the coding sequence ATGAAAATCGGTCTGTGTCATTTTAGAGCGGGTTTCACCGATGGAGTTTCTCTTGAGATGGAAAAATTCAAAAAAGTTTTGGAGAAGATGGGACATACTGTTTTCTATATCGCAGGTGATTTTGGAAATGTAGAAGGCTTTCGGGTTGAGTCGCTGAGTATGAAAAATGAGAGAAATCTTTGGATTCACAGAAATGCTTTTGAAAAACTTCAAGTCTCAGAGCAAGTATTCGTTGAGTATTTCAACGATTATGTAGCCCAAATAGAAAGAGAGCTTGAGGAAAAGATTCCTCAGTTGGATTTGATCTTTGTCAACAACATCTTTTCGCTTGGATTCAATTTAGCTGGTGCTGTGGCTGTTTTCAATTTCACAAGAAAAAATGGTATAAAAACAGTTTCTCACAACCATGACTTCTACTGGGAAAGACCAAGGTATTCGACGCCGACCTTTGGCTTTGTTGTGAAAATACTCGAGAAATACTTTCCCCCGAAAGAGATAGAGCTGAATTTGACGATAAACAAAATCGCTCAAGAAGAACTTTTCAAAAGAAAGGGTATCAATTCTATTGTCGTTCCAAATGTCTTTGATTTTGACCAAGATCCATGGGTTTTGGATGAATACAACAACGATCTCAGAGATGTTCTTGGAATAGATAAAGATAGTCTGTTTGTTCTTCATGCCACCAGAATCGTTCCAAGAAAAGCTATCGAGATAGCAATGGATTTTGCCAAAGAGTTACAGCAGATTTCGCAAAAGCAAGTGAATTTTGTCATTGCGAATTTCTACGAAGATGAATCAATTGATTACTACAAAAGATTGGCAGAAAAAGCAGAATCGATGCCCTTTAAAACCCACTTTGCCTTTGATCTGGTTAGAACAGAAAGATTTACCAATGGAAGAAAGTATTACTCACTGTGGGACATGTATGCAAATGCAGATTTGGTCACCTACACGTCTGTGGCAGAAGGGTGGGGGAACCAGTTGATCGAAGCTGTCTTTGCGAAGAAACCATTGGTCGTTTTTGAGTATCCTGTTTACATAACGGATATAAAACCACTCGGTTTTGAGTTTTTCTCCTTGGGTGATTATGCCTCGCTTGATCATGAAGGCTTTTGGACGGTGCCAAAGGAAAGATTACGCAAGACCGCACAAGAGGTGACTGATGTTCTTTCGAACAAAGTAGAACTAAGTAGAATCGTGGAGAAGAATTTTGAGATTGGGAAGAGAAATCTGTCGCTTACAAATCTGGCTGAGTATCTGAACATGATTCTTGAGAAATTGAATTTGCCATGCGACGAAGGTTTTTAA
- a CDS encoding nucleotidyltransferase family protein yields MCRLKTNKYKVAKIGIFGSFARGERKNRSDVDLLVEFEEVPNLLEVISLEMYLRSPLGR; encoded by the coding sequence GTGTGTCGACTAAAAACAAACAAATATAAAGTGGCTAAAATAGGCATCTTTGGTTCTTTTGCAAGAGGGGAACGAAAGAACAGAAGCGATGTCGACTTGCTCGTTGAATTTGAAGAAGTCCCAAATCTGCTGGAAGTAATATCCTTGGAAATGTATCTGAGATCACCTTTAGGGAGGTAG
- a CDS encoding VanZ family protein — MKKTLLILLTLSIFLWVGFIFYFSSQSPVNSEKQATNFYRFLQKLDETLDFTKTNLYVRLRSFLEKAWFPNKVPKTSDLVRKTAHFGLYFVLGIACFFFGLLYNKKILSAIAYGIGLPTIIAVFDEYNQKFYHRGSSLDDVIIDMTGAAFGVLLSLIVYSIFVIIKSVKLRKRRLEVSTNEDDLSSFR, encoded by the coding sequence ATGAAAAAAACATTGCTTATTCTTTTAACCTTGTCTATCTTTCTGTGGGTTGGATTCATCTTTTACTTTTCATCTCAGTCTCCTGTGAATTCAGAAAAACAGGCAACCAACTTCTACAGATTTTTGCAAAAGCTCGATGAAACTTTGGATTTCACAAAAACAAACCTTTACGTTAGGCTTCGAAGTTTTTTGGAAAAAGCTTGGTTTCCAAACAAAGTGCCAAAAACAAGTGATCTTGTTCGAAAAACAGCCCATTTTGGACTTTATTTTGTACTTGGCATTGCTTGCTTTTTCTTTGGACTTTTGTACAACAAAAAGATTCTTTCCGCGATAGCTTACGGCATCGGCTTACCAACGATAATAGCCGTCTTTGACGAGTACAATCAAAAATTCTACCACCGCGGCTCTTCTTTGGACGATGTGATAATCGATATGACCGGTGCTGCGTTTGGGGTGCTGTTGTCGTTGATTGTTTATTCAATCTTTGTGATCATCAAAAGTGTTAAACTGAGAAAACGTCGGCTGGAAGTTTCAACTAATGAGGACGATCTGTCATCGTTTCGTTGA
- a CDS encoding thiamine-binding protein codes for MAKITCSIKFLPLVASDTATVYALVDEAINIIKNSGLKYLVGPSETTVEGEFEEIVELIKKIGLEMQDDCERFVLQASFDMKREGVTIDEKIRNYR; via the coding sequence GTGGCGAAGATCACTTGTTCGATCAAGTTTTTGCCGCTTGTAGCAAGCGACACTGCAACGGTTTATGCCCTTGTGGACGAAGCGATAAACATCATCAAAAACTCTGGATTGAAGTATTTGGTTGGACCAAGTGAAACCACGGTGGAAGGAGAGTTTGAGGAAATCGTCGAGTTGATTAAAAAGATTGGACTTGAGATGCAGGATGATTGTGAAAGGTTTGTTCTTCAAGCCTCCTTCGATATGAAGAGAGAAGGTGTAACTATCGATGAAAAAATCAGGAATTATCGTTGA
- a CDS encoding ABC transporter permease: protein MKKSGIIVEIIFAIALVLLWQYAPVPSYILPKPTRILSELLAQRSVILNHLKITLYEAVSGLFIALCVGVFSAILMYLVKIVAKILLPLIVITQTIPITVIAPLIVIWFGFGISAKIGTVAFLCFFPIAINTYEALKTVDPQKLELLKAYKAKWYQRLRFLYIPHTLPHIFSGLKIAVTYAFTAAILAEWMGAQAGLGVYTIRALNSFRVDRVFVVVTLTIIITLVLFFIIDRISRKIAPWAYRGEGGMRG from the coding sequence ATGAAAAAATCAGGAATTATCGTTGAAATAATTTTTGCCATAGCTTTAGTTTTACTTTGGCAGTATGCGCCTGTTCCAAGTTACATTCTCCCAAAGCCAACAAGGATATTGAGCGAACTTTTAGCGCAAAGAAGCGTTATTTTGAACCACCTCAAGATAACACTTTACGAAGCTGTTAGCGGGCTTTTCATAGCGCTTTGTGTTGGGGTTTTTTCGGCGATTTTGATGTACTTGGTCAAGATCGTAGCTAAAATTTTACTGCCTCTGATTGTCATAACTCAGACTATACCGATTACCGTTATCGCACCGCTTATAGTGATCTGGTTTGGATTTGGAATATCCGCAAAAATTGGAACTGTGGCTTTTCTTTGCTTTTTCCCAATAGCGATCAACACCTACGAAGCTTTAAAAACTGTTGATCCACAAAAACTTGAACTTTTGAAGGCTTATAAAGCAAAATGGTATCAAAGATTGAGGTTTTTGTATATCCCGCATACTTTGCCACACATTTTTTCCGGTTTGAAAATAGCTGTAACTTACGCTTTTACGGCCGCAATTTTGGCTGAATGGATGGGAGCCCAAGCTGGTCTTGGTGTTTATACAATAAGAGCTTTGAACAGTTTTAGGGTTGATCGGGTTTTCGTTGTTGTCACTTTGACGATAATCATCACCCTAGTTTTGTTCTTCATAATCGATAGGATTTCAAGAAAAATAGCCCCATGGGCATACAGAGGTGAAGGAGGTATGAGAGGATGA